A single Ptiloglossa arizonensis isolate GNS036 chromosome 2, iyPtiAriz1_principal, whole genome shotgun sequence DNA region contains:
- the LOC143143319 gene encoding uncharacterized protein LOC143143319 codes for MLPRKITPRCDLLGSMVSREKKKKKTNLHVRSLLQYDHPEGRALISSISNADLLLLRARLSCPVANASLISPVTFARRISIEGQTHLAADKLPSMHPVGSRVPFPHHLEHQTSESDTSARGIATPVLTLTDGTLDVLVKNTRKRPSRDSQSIKTSRAITEYPQFFQSATQRQEKPSCSYVPIIKAAKLHSY; via the exons ATGCTCCCACGAAAAATTACTCCTCGCTGCGATCTTTTGGGCTCGATGGTTTcgcgtgaaaaaaagaaaaaaaaaacgaatctgCACGTTCGATCACTGCTTCAGTACGACCACCCCGAAGGTCGTGCATTGATCTCGAGCATTTCGAACGCGGATTTGCTCTTATTGCGGGCTCGTCTCAGTTGTCCGGTCGCTAACGCGTCTTTGATTAGCCCCGTGACTTTCGCTAGACGAATTAGCATTGAAGGACAAACCCATTTGGCGGCGGATAAATTACCGTCGATGCATCCGGTCGGTTCCCGCGTACCGTTCCCGCATCACCTTGAACATCAAACATCGGAATCGGATACGAGCGCGCGCGGAATCGCGACACCGGTATTAACATTAACA GATGGAACGTTGGATGTTCTAGTTAAGAATACTCGTAAACGACCTTCGCGAGACAGCCAATCAATTAAAACGTCCAGAGCAATAACCGAGTATCCTCAGTTTTTCCAATCTGCTACGCAGCGACAAGAAAAACCTTCGTGTTCCTACGTGCCAATCATAAAAGCTGCAAAATTACATAGCTATTAA